One genomic segment of Ipomoea triloba cultivar NCNSP0323 chromosome 9, ASM357664v1 includes these proteins:
- the LOC116029733 gene encoding uncharacterized protein LOC116029733, with protein sequence MRQQLINSLHASAKRLYHFLQGCLSMLILHFLNEFMELSCGAGDFEVKVQSLVASNAGEKIAMCLIQALVFDANFGSKCENIAQGMMYEDPQRQEAARKTVPTDKLEEKALISLAREGNFEPTKNEQDHAFLLQLLFWFKQSFRWVNEPPCDSCGNETRNEGMGTANPSELQYGASRVELYRSWKQGRGAVGSGPIASHSIVELLVMNHAW encoded by the exons ATGAGACAACAGCTGATAAACAGTTTGCATGCATCTGCTAAAAGATTATACCATTTCTTACAAGGATGT CTTAGTATG TTGATTCTGCACTTCTTGAATGAGTTTATGGAATTGAGTTGTGGTGCAGGAGACTTTGAG GTAAAGGTCCAATCCCTGGTTGCCTCAAATGCAGGGGAAAAAATTGCAATGTGTTTGATACAAGCTTTG GTATTTGATGCTAATTTTGGTAGTAAATGTGAAAATATTGCACAGGGTATGATG TATGAGGACCCACAGAGGCAGGAGGCTGCTCGAAAGACAGTACCAACTGATAAGCTTGAGGAGAAAGCATTGATTTCATTGGCCAGG GAGGGAAACTTTGAGCCAACAAAAAATGAACAAGACCATGCTTTCTTGCTGCAGCTTTTATTCTGGTTTAAGCAATCATTCAG GTGGGTAAATGAGCCTCCCTGTGATAGTTGTGGTAATGAAACTAGAAATGAGGGCATGGGCACTGCAAATCCTTCAGAACTGCAATATGGTGCTTCAAGGGTTGAACTTTATCG CTCCTGGAAACAAGGAAGGGGCGCTGTGGGGAGTGGGCCAATTGCTTCACACTCTATTGTCGAGCTTTTGGTTATGAATCACGCTTGGTAA